Proteins found in one Quercus robur chromosome 2, dhQueRobu3.1, whole genome shotgun sequence genomic segment:
- the LOC126694413 gene encoding uncharacterized protein LOC126694413, with protein MDSAGLGLVARDSNGMVIASLSKCIRLPPTVANLEALACRRAILFALELGLQDVVLEGDSEVIINHLKVDQPCLTAFGHIIEEARTLSAKLRQASYSHTRRKGNKVADKLAKLAKNLYEPQVWMEDIHNNALQFVFFDRGLMPV; from the coding sequence ATGGACTCGGCGGGTTTGGGTTTGGTTGCTCGTGATTCAAACGGCATGGTTATCGCCTCCCTTTCAAAATGCATCAGACTACCACCAACGGTTGCTAACTTGGAAGCTTTGGCATGCAGAAGGGCCATCTTATTTGCACTCGAATTAGGACTCCAAGACGTGGTGTTGGAAGGTGATTCAGAGGTTATTATCAACCACCTCAAAGTAGACCAGCCCTGTTTGACAGCTTTTGGGCACATAATAGAGGAAGCACGGACACTTTCAGCCAAGTTGAGACAAGCATCTTACTCACACACAAGGCGCAAGGGTAACAAAGTAGCTGATAAGCTTGCAAAATTAGCAAAAAACTTGTATGAACCAcaagtgtggatggaggatattCACAATAATGCCCtgcaatttgtattttttgacaGAGGCTTAATGCCTGTTTAA
- the LOC126712216 gene encoding LOW QUALITY PROTEIN: deoxyuridine 5'-triphosphate nucleotidohydrolase-like (The sequence of the model RefSeq protein was modified relative to this genomic sequence to represent the inferred CDS: substituted 2 bases at 2 genomic stop codons): MAGMLGAKTRETPFLVAIPLFKPNPYSARSLKLSFCKYPFLNRSFSTVLTMAQPDLQNHSPEIKEPSLKILIQSXEKXKLGQNGVAAEISKDPISLVRVKKLSEKAVLPSRGSPLSAGYDLSSATETRVPARGKALVPTDLSIAIPEGTYARVAPRSGLAWKHSIDVGAGVIDADYRGPVGVILFNHSDVDFEVKVGDRIAQLIIEKILTPDVIKVEDLDATVRGEGGFGSTGV; encoded by the exons ATGGCGGGAATGCTTGGCGCCAAAACCCGCGAAACTCCATTTTTGGTGGCAATCCCTCTATTTAAACCCAACCCATATTCTGCTCGGTCCCTAAAACTCAGCTTTTGCAAATACCCATTTCTCAACCGTTCCTTCTCTACAGTCCTCACCATGGCTCAGCCAGATCTTCAAAATCACAGCCCCGAAATCAAAGAACCATCGCTGAAGATCCTGATACAAAgttaagaaaaatagaaa CTTGGCCAAAACGGCGTCGCTGCTGAAATCTCGAAGGACCCCATTTCACTAGTCAGAGTGAAAAAGCTTTCTGAGAAAGCTGTTTTACCTTCCAGAGGCTCTCCTCTCTCTGCTGGCTACGATCTCtccag TGCAACGGAGACTAGAGTACCAGCAAGAGGAAAAGCATTGGTTCCAACCGATCTGAGCATTGCAATCCCTGAAGGAACTTACGCTCGTGTTG CGCCAAGGTCTGGATTGGCGTGGAAGCACTCGATCGATGTGGGTGCAGGTGTGATCGATGCTGACTACAGGGGTCCAGTTGGGGTTATACTGTTTAACCATTCGGATGTTGATTTTGAGGTGAAAGTGGGTGATAGGATTGCACAGTTGATTATTGAGAAGATCTTGACACCTGATGTGATCAAGGTTGAGGATTTGGACGCCACGGTTAGAGGCGAGGGTGGGTTCGGGTCTACTGGCGTATGA
- the LOC126694407 gene encoding pectinesterase inhibitor-like, which yields MASPISCLSILVIPLLVTSLFYQVSNAANQGWFDEAFLEKICKKSTDYDLCSSTLRSDPRTYTVNPHGLALVSISINTNLVQTTLDQIPGILNTLTDPLDETRLQNCQTDFNEALVKFNAAYAAASSTSYTEATNLLTEAALKSVECENEYSSSSSESPISDTTNKVGKLVFITYVIVGEITST from the coding sequence atggccTCTCCAATTAGCTGCCTATCAATCTTGGTAATCCCTCTACTAGTCACCTCTCTTTTCTACCAAGTTTCAAATGCAGCAAACCAAGGGTGGTTTGACGAAGCCTTCCTGGAAAAGATTTGCAAGAAGTCCACGGACTATGATCTTTGCTCATCAACTTTACGTTCAGACCCACGTACTTATACAGTTAATCCACATGGTCTTGCACTCGTTTCTATTTCTATAAACACTAATCTAGTACAAACTACCCTTGATCAAATCCCAGGTATTCTTAATACACTCACAGACCCACTGGATGAGACTCGACTTCAAAATTGCCAAACCGATTTTAATGAAGCACTAGTGAAATTTAATGCTGCATACGCAGCTGCGTCTTCAACGTCTTATACAGAAGCGACAAATTTACTTACAGAAGCAGCTCTGAAATCTGTAGaatgtgaaaatgaatataGTTCGAGCTCCAGTGAATCACCAATATCCGATACCACTAACAAAGTGGGGAAGCTAGTCTTTATTACTTATGTTATAGTTGGTGAGATCACGTCAACGTAA